In one Musa acuminata AAA Group cultivar baxijiao chromosome BXJ2-5, Cavendish_Baxijiao_AAA, whole genome shotgun sequence genomic region, the following are encoded:
- the LOC103984438 gene encoding 1-acyl-sn-glycerol-3-phosphate acyltransferase BAT2, chloroplastic isoform X1, translating into MDKDSISSTFTFPSSGPKCCVSIRSRPLSSPFPFSSSTHPPIRLRLQAGDSAMGTMTRSLLGLKTLPSFAPLNCGPASRNAVSSPVLIVAGCRSNSQVDRILRFRCPRPGILIRTRPTVQRDTVARSAIAASGPADAAATSVTGSEFQMVPRIRGICFYSVTAVAAIFLFAVMVVVHPFVVLFDRYRRRAHHLIAKIWATMTIVPFYKFEFEGMENLPPQGTPVVYVSNHQSFLDIYTLLTLGRSFKFISKRSIFLFPIIGWAMFLMGVIPLRRMDSRSRLDCFKRCMEFVKKGASVFFFPEGTRSKDGMLGAFKKGAFSVAAKAGVPVVPITLIGTGKIMPPGKEGILNSGSVKVVIHKTLDGKDADKLCNEARDAIARTLLLHGYGVH; encoded by the exons ATGGATAAGGACTCGATTTCCAGTACATTCACGTTTCCCTCGTCAGGTCCAAAGTGCTGTGTTAGTATAAGAAGCCGTCCGCTTTCCTCgcccttccccttctcttcctcgACACATCCCCCCATTCGCCTCCGACTCCAGGCGGGAGATTCCGCAATGGGTACGATGACAAGATCGCTCTTGGGGCTCAAAACCCTCCCCTCGTTCGCCCCTCTGAATTGTGGGCCTGCTTCGAGGAACGCGGTCTCTTCTCCCG TTTTGATAGTCGCTGGTTGTCGGAGCAACAGCCAGGTCGATCGGATCCTGAGGTTCCGCTGCCCCAGGCCTGGGATTCTGATCAGGACGCGGCCGACGGTGCAAAGGGACACCGTCGCGAGATCGGCGATCGCTGCTTCTGGTCCCGCTGATGCCGCTGCAACCTCCGTAACCGGTTCTG AATTTCAAATGGTGCCAAGAATCAGGGGGATTTGCTTTTACTCTGTCACGGCTGTGGCTGCGATCTTTCTGTTTGCTGTAATGGTGGTGGTGCACCCGTTTGTGGTCCTGTTTGATAGGTATCGACGCCGGGCTCATCACTTGATTGCAAAGATTTGGGCAACAATGACTATCGTCCCTTTCTATAAATTTGAGTTCGAGGGAATGGAAAATTTGCCGCCTCAGGGCACCCCAGTTGTTTATGTCTCCAACCACCAGAGCTTCCTGGACATATACACCCTTCTGACGCTAGGGAGGAGCTTCAAGTTCATAAGCAAGAGAAGCATTTTTCTGTTTCCGATCATTGGGTGGGCAATGTTCCTCATGGGTGTAATACCTCTTCGCAGAATGGATAGCAGGAGTCGGTTG GATTGTTTCAAGCGATGTATGGAATTTGTGAAGAAAGGGGCATCTGTTTTTTTCTTTCCAGAGGGAACAAGAAGTAAAGATGGAATGCTGGGTGCTTTCAAG AAAGGGGCATTTAGTGTTGCTGCAAAGGCTGGTGTACCTGTTGTGCCCATAACCCTTATTGGAACTGGCAAGATTATGCCTCCTGGAAAGGAGGGCATATTAAACTCAGGTTCAGTGAAAGTTGTAATACACAAAACTTTGGATGGAAAAGATGCAGACAAACTATGCAATGAAGCTAGAGATGCAATAGCTCGAACACTTTTGCTTCATGGCTACGGAGTACATTAA
- the LOC103984438 gene encoding 1-acyl-sn-glycerol-3-phosphate acyltransferase BAT2, chloroplastic isoform X3 has translation MDKDSISSTFTFPSSGPKCCVSIRSRPLSSPFPFSSSTHPPIRLRLQAGDSAMGTMTRSLLGLKTLPSFAPLNCGPASRNAVSSPEFQMVPRIRGICFYSVTAVAAIFLFAVMVVVHPFVVLFDRYRRRAHHLIAKIWATMTIVPFYKFEFEGMENLPPQGTPVVYVSNHQSFLDIYTLLTLGRSFKFISKRSIFLFPIIGWAMFLMGVIPLRRMDSRSRLDCFKRCMEFVKKGASVFFFPEGTRSKDGMLGAFKKGAFSVAAKAGVPVVPITLIGTGKIMPPGKEGILNSGSVKVVIHKTLDGKDADKLCNEARDAIARTLLLHGYGVH, from the exons ATGGATAAGGACTCGATTTCCAGTACATTCACGTTTCCCTCGTCAGGTCCAAAGTGCTGTGTTAGTATAAGAAGCCGTCCGCTTTCCTCgcccttccccttctcttcctcgACACATCCCCCCATTCGCCTCCGACTCCAGGCGGGAGATTCCGCAATGGGTACGATGACAAGATCGCTCTTGGGGCTCAAAACCCTCCCCTCGTTCGCCCCTCTGAATTGTGGGCCTGCTTCGAGGAACGCGGTCTCTTCTCCCG AATTTCAAATGGTGCCAAGAATCAGGGGGATTTGCTTTTACTCTGTCACGGCTGTGGCTGCGATCTTTCTGTTTGCTGTAATGGTGGTGGTGCACCCGTTTGTGGTCCTGTTTGATAGGTATCGACGCCGGGCTCATCACTTGATTGCAAAGATTTGGGCAACAATGACTATCGTCCCTTTCTATAAATTTGAGTTCGAGGGAATGGAAAATTTGCCGCCTCAGGGCACCCCAGTTGTTTATGTCTCCAACCACCAGAGCTTCCTGGACATATACACCCTTCTGACGCTAGGGAGGAGCTTCAAGTTCATAAGCAAGAGAAGCATTTTTCTGTTTCCGATCATTGGGTGGGCAATGTTCCTCATGGGTGTAATACCTCTTCGCAGAATGGATAGCAGGAGTCGGTTG GATTGTTTCAAGCGATGTATGGAATTTGTGAAGAAAGGGGCATCTGTTTTTTTCTTTCCAGAGGGAACAAGAAGTAAAGATGGAATGCTGGGTGCTTTCAAG AAAGGGGCATTTAGTGTTGCTGCAAAGGCTGGTGTACCTGTTGTGCCCATAACCCTTATTGGAACTGGCAAGATTATGCCTCCTGGAAAGGAGGGCATATTAAACTCAGGTTCAGTGAAAGTTGTAATACACAAAACTTTGGATGGAAAAGATGCAGACAAACTATGCAATGAAGCTAGAGATGCAATAGCTCGAACACTTTTGCTTCATGGCTACGGAGTACATTAA
- the LOC103984438 gene encoding 1-acyl-sn-glycerol-3-phosphate acyltransferase BAT2, chloroplastic isoform X2, whose translation MDKDSISSTFTFPSSGPKCCVSIRSRPLSSPFPFSSSTHPPIRLRLQAGDSAMGTMTRSLLGLKTLPSFAPLNCGPASRNAVSSPVAGCRSNSQVDRILRFRCPRPGILIRTRPTVQRDTVARSAIAASGPADAAATSVTGSEFQMVPRIRGICFYSVTAVAAIFLFAVMVVVHPFVVLFDRYRRRAHHLIAKIWATMTIVPFYKFEFEGMENLPPQGTPVVYVSNHQSFLDIYTLLTLGRSFKFISKRSIFLFPIIGWAMFLMGVIPLRRMDSRSRLDCFKRCMEFVKKGASVFFFPEGTRSKDGMLGAFKKGAFSVAAKAGVPVVPITLIGTGKIMPPGKEGILNSGSVKVVIHKTLDGKDADKLCNEARDAIARTLLLHGYGVH comes from the exons ATGGATAAGGACTCGATTTCCAGTACATTCACGTTTCCCTCGTCAGGTCCAAAGTGCTGTGTTAGTATAAGAAGCCGTCCGCTTTCCTCgcccttccccttctcttcctcgACACATCCCCCCATTCGCCTCCGACTCCAGGCGGGAGATTCCGCAATGGGTACGATGACAAGATCGCTCTTGGGGCTCAAAACCCTCCCCTCGTTCGCCCCTCTGAATTGTGGGCCTGCTTCGAGGAACGCGGTCTCTTCTCCCG TCGCTGGTTGTCGGAGCAACAGCCAGGTCGATCGGATCCTGAGGTTCCGCTGCCCCAGGCCTGGGATTCTGATCAGGACGCGGCCGACGGTGCAAAGGGACACCGTCGCGAGATCGGCGATCGCTGCTTCTGGTCCCGCTGATGCCGCTGCAACCTCCGTAACCGGTTCTG AATTTCAAATGGTGCCAAGAATCAGGGGGATTTGCTTTTACTCTGTCACGGCTGTGGCTGCGATCTTTCTGTTTGCTGTAATGGTGGTGGTGCACCCGTTTGTGGTCCTGTTTGATAGGTATCGACGCCGGGCTCATCACTTGATTGCAAAGATTTGGGCAACAATGACTATCGTCCCTTTCTATAAATTTGAGTTCGAGGGAATGGAAAATTTGCCGCCTCAGGGCACCCCAGTTGTTTATGTCTCCAACCACCAGAGCTTCCTGGACATATACACCCTTCTGACGCTAGGGAGGAGCTTCAAGTTCATAAGCAAGAGAAGCATTTTTCTGTTTCCGATCATTGGGTGGGCAATGTTCCTCATGGGTGTAATACCTCTTCGCAGAATGGATAGCAGGAGTCGGTTG GATTGTTTCAAGCGATGTATGGAATTTGTGAAGAAAGGGGCATCTGTTTTTTTCTTTCCAGAGGGAACAAGAAGTAAAGATGGAATGCTGGGTGCTTTCAAG AAAGGGGCATTTAGTGTTGCTGCAAAGGCTGGTGTACCTGTTGTGCCCATAACCCTTATTGGAACTGGCAAGATTATGCCTCCTGGAAAGGAGGGCATATTAAACTCAGGTTCAGTGAAAGTTGTAATACACAAAACTTTGGATGGAAAAGATGCAGACAAACTATGCAATGAAGCTAGAGATGCAATAGCTCGAACACTTTTGCTTCATGGCTACGGAGTACATTAA
- the LOC103984437 gene encoding 21 kDa protein, with translation MREKEEEERRGNCQATMKPSILAFVLLIIAICSGVVAAAARSPAEFVRESCMVTQYPALCEQCLVAYAQAVHLSKHELARAALSVSADRAGSASAFVRRMSAGGGKSLRSREAGAVRDCIGTMQDSEDRLRRSVREMRRMGRPRSPRFAWHLSNVRTWVSASLTDETTCLDGLSQYASPAVRAAIRKKVLEVSQVTSNALALVNQLSPRN, from the coding sequence ATgcgggaaaaagaagaagaagagagaagaggaaATTGTCAAGCGACAATGAAGCCTTCCATTCTCGCTTTTGTTCTTCTGATCATCGCCATCTGCAGTGGAgtcgttgccgccgccgccagatCTCCCGCCGAGTTCGTGCGGGAGTCCTGTATGGTCACGCAGTACCCCGCGCTGTGCGAGCAGTGCCTGGTGGCGTACGCGCAAGCGGTCCACCTGAGCAAGCACGAGCTGGCCCGGGCGGCCCTGTCGGTCAGCGCCGACCGGGCCGGGTCCGCCTCCGCCTTCGTGAGACGGATGTCGGCCGGGGGCGGGAAGAGCCTCCGGTCGCGGGAGGCCGGCGCGGTGCGGGACTGCATCGGGACCATGCAGGACAGCGAGGACCGGCTGAGGCGGTCGGTCAGGGAGATGAGGCGGATGGGGCGGCCGCGGAGCCCCCGGTTCGCCTGGCACCTCAGCAACGTCCGGACCTGGGTCAGCGCCTCGCTCACCGACGAGACGACGTGCCTCGACGGCCTCTCCCAGTACGCCAGCCCGGCCGTGCGGGCAGCCATCAGGAAGAAGGTGCTCGAGGTATCCCAGGTCACGAGCAACGCCTTGGCCCTCGTGAACCAACTCAGCCCTAGGAACTGA
- the LOC103984436 gene encoding uncharacterized protein LOC103984436 encodes MTSHARGPGTLGALRKRKERDASGPARPQLASSAEPAKDDNRLLAGYLAHEFLTRGTLLGKRLGPDRADPGKRPPESGPAEPVGTYKEASYLLMRGGAHVPGVVNPTELARWLQM; translated from the coding sequence ATGACCAGCCACGCCCGTGGCCCTGGGACGCTTGGCGCGCTGAGGAAGCGGAAGGAGCGCGACGCGTCCGGCCCTGCCCGTCCCCAGCTGGCGAGCTCGGCTGAGCCGGCTAAGGACGACAACCGGCTCCTGGCCGGCTACCTGGCGCACGAGTTCCTCACGAGGGGAACGCTGCTCGGGAAGAGGCTCGGGCCGGACCGGGCCGACCCCGGAAAGAGGCCACCTGAGTCGGGCCCGGCCGAGCCGGTGGGGACGTACAAGGAGGCCTCGTATTTGTTGATGCGGGGCGGGGCCCACGTGCCTGGCGTGGTCAACCCCACGGAACTGGCTCGGTGGCTCCAGATGTGA
- the LOC103984435 gene encoding uncharacterized protein LOC103984435 has product MAEDGYKVKLHVYDLSQGLARQLSMTFLGKVIEAIWHTGLVVYEKEYYFSGGIQQDPAGKTPYGTPIRVVELGVTHVPEEVFEEYLQEISERYTAETYNLLSHNCNNFSNEVAQFLVSTTIPDYILQLPNEVMSSPMGALILPMIQRLETTLKSGAVPQAPQFNPVSMTQTIAPTSVSSSPTMRDASAESGGNNADSGSSRAKVVGDANSTPPAVKLATVSEEKQPQVAEDPLGDARNKVQEEITREFAAIMATGTIRASEAAALATRRVMERHGRLNVPMQRG; this is encoded by the exons ATGGCAGAG GATGGGTACAAGGTCAAGTTACATGTGTACGACCTAAGCCAAGGACTTGCTCGGCAGCTTTCAATGACATTTTTGGGAAAGGTTATCGAAGCCATATG GCACACTGGTTTGGTAGTCTATGAAAAAGAATACTATTTCTCAGGAGGCATTCAACAAGACCCAGCTGGAAAGACTCCCTATGGAACTCCAATTCGAGTTGTGGAATTGGGGGTGACACATGTTCCTGAGGAAGTCTTTGAGGAGTACTTGCAAGAGATCAGCGAACGCTACACAGCTGAGACTTACAACCTTCTCAGTCATAACTGCAACAACTTCAGCAATGAGGTGGCACAATTCCTTGTTAGCACCACAATTCCAGACTACATCCTTCAGCTTCCAAATGAAGTCATGAGCAGTCCCATGGGAGCACTTATAC TTCCCATGATTCAGCGGCTGGAAACAACTTTAAAGTCGGGTGCCGTACCTCAAGCTCCTCAATTCAATCCTGTATCCATGACCCAAACAATTGCTCCAACCAGCGTTTCTTCAAGCCCAACCATGAGAGATGCCTCTGCAGAATCCGGTGGCAATAACGCTGATTCCGGGAGTTCACGAGCAAAGGTTGTGGGTGATGCAAATTCAACTCCACCTGCAGTGAAACTTGCAACGGTAAGCGAAGAGAAGCAACCCCAGGTGGCTGAAGACCCTCTCGGTGACGCTCGCAACAAGGTGCAGGAAGAGATCACCAGGGAATTTGCTGCGATCATGGCGACCGGGACGATTCGTGCAAGTGAGGCTGCAGCCCTTGCGACAAGAAGAGTGATGGAAAGGCATGGGCGGTTGAATGTGCCCATGCAGCGAGGATAA